The proteins below are encoded in one region of Parus major isolate Abel chromosome 7, Parus_major1.1, whole genome shotgun sequence:
- the GPR1 gene encoding G-protein coupled receptor 1, with protein MTFEDFENYSYFYDLPEEDESPQSSLSIAHIISLFFYSVAFLLGVPGNAIVIWFMGFKWEKSVSTLWFLNLAIADFIFVLFLPLYITYVAMGFHWPFGKWLCKMNSFIALLNMFASVFFLTFISLDRYVRLVHPVFSYKYRTVKNTLVLSGVIWMSAAIIGGPALYFRDTATVLNNVTICYNNFHVYDRELILLTHHILIWVRLAFGYLFPLVTMVICYSLLIVKVKRRTVLTSSRLFWTITAVVVAFFVCWTPYHIFSIVELSAHHDENLHDLLQDGIPLSTGLGFINSCLNPILYVLISKKFQAQVKSTVSEVLKLALWEVSRSGTVSEQLWSSDNAPVHYCETAQ; from the coding sequence ATGACATTTGAAGATTTTGAGAACTACTCTTATTTCTATGATCTGCCTGAGGAAGATGAGTCACCCCAGTCCTCCCTCAGCATTGCCCATAttatttccctcttcttttACAGTGTGGCATTTCTGCTGGGAGTGCCAGGTAATGCCATTGTCATCTGGTTTATGGGCTTTAAGtgggaaaaatctgtttccacACTCTGGTTCCTGAATCTAGCCATTGcagatttcatttttgttctcttcctgCCCCTCTATATTACATATGTGGCAATGGGCTTCCACTGGCCTTTTGGGAAGTGGCTCTGCAAAATGAACTCATTCATTGCACTACTTAATATGTTTGCcagtgttttcttcctgacattCATCAGCCTTGACCGCTACGTCCGCCTTGTCCACCCGGTCTTTTCCTACAAATACAGGACTGTGAAGAACACCCTCGTTCTGAGTGGGGTCATTTGGATGTCAGCTGCAATTATTGGTGGCCCTGCCTTATACTTTAGAGACACAGCTACAGTTCTCAACAATGTCACCATTTGCTACAACAACTTCCATGTGTATGACAGGGAACTTATTTTGCTAACACATCACATTCTCATTTGGGTGAGGCTTGCATTTGGTTACCTCTTTCCTTTAGTGACCATGGTTATTTGCTACTCACTGCTGATTGTCAAAGTGAAGAGGAGAACTGTATTGACTTCTAGCAGGCTTTTCTGGACCATCACTGCTGTAGTTGTAGCTTTTTTTGTCTGCTGGACACCGTATCACATATTCAGCATTGTGGAGCTGTCTGCTCACCATGATGAAAACTTGCATGACTTACTACAGGATGGCATTCCCCTTTCCACTGGCCTTGGTTTCATCAACAGTTGCCTCAACCCAATCCTCTACGTTCTGATTAGCAAAAAGTTCCAAGCCCAGGTCAAGAGCACAGTGTCTGAGGTGCTGAAGCTGGCCCTGTGGGAGGTGAGCCGCTCGGGAACGGTCAGCGAGCAGCTGTGGAGCTCAGACAATGCCCCTGTGCACTACTGTGAAACTGCCCAGTGA
- the EEF1B2 gene encoding elongation factor 1-beta — protein sequence MGFGDLKSAAGLRVLNDFLADKSYIEGYVPSQADIAVFEAIAAPPPADLFHALRWYNHIKSYEKQKASLPGVKKALGKYGPADVEDTTGAATDSKDDDDIDLFGSDDEEESEEAKKLREERLAQYESKKSKKPAVVAKSSILLDVKPWDDETDMAKLEECVRSIQADGLVWGSSKLVPVGYGIKKLQIQCVVEDDKVGTDMLEERITAFEDYVQSMDVAAFNKI from the exons ATGGGCTTCGGGGACCTGAAGTCCGCCGCGGGCCTCCGCGTCCTCAACGACTTCCTGGCCGACAAGAGCTACATCGAAGG GTACGTTCCTTCGCAGGCTGACATAGCAGTGTTCGAAGCGATCGCTGCCCCGCCGCCTGCAGACTTGTTCCATGCTCTCCGGTGGTACAATCATATTAAGTCgtatgaaaagcaaaaggcaag cttgcCAGGAGTAAAGAAGGCTTTGGGAAAATATGGTCCTGCTGATGTTGAGGACACAACAGGTGCGGCCACAGATAGCAAAGATGATGATGATATTGACCTTTTTGGATCTGATGATGAGGAG GAGAGTGAAGAAGCAAAGAAACTGAGGGAAGAACGTCTGGCCCAGTATGAATCAAAGAAGTCCAAAA AACCAGCTGTTGTTGCCAAGTCATCAATCTTGCTTGATGTGAAACCTTGGGATGATGAGACAGACATGGCCAAACTAGAGGAGTGTGTTCGGAGCATTCAAGCAGATGGCTTGGTCTGGGGATCTT ccAAGCTAGTACCTGTTGGCTATGGTATCAAAAAGCTTCAGATCCAGTGTGTTGTTGAAGATGATAAAGTTGGAACAGATATGCTGGAAGAAAGAATAACAGCTTTTGAAGATTATGTACAATCAATGGATGTAGCTGCTTTCAATAAGATTTAA
- the NDUFS1 gene encoding NADH-ubiquinone oxidoreductase 75 kDa subunit, mitochondrial, which yields MLRLLAVPRTLAGVTQSSRVCGRTTATAASNQIEVFVDGHPVLVNPGTTVLQACEKAGVQIPRFCYHDRLSVAGNCRMCLVEIEKAPKPVAACAMPVMKGWNILTNSEKSRKAREGVMEFLLANHPLDCPICDQGGECDLQDQSMMFGSDRSRFRESKRAVEDKNIGPLVKTIMTRCIQCTRCIRFASEIAGVDDLGTTGRGNDMQVGTYVEKMFMSELSGNIIDICPVGALTSKPYAFTARPWETRKVESIDVLDAVGSNIVVSTRTGEVMRILPRLHEDINEEWISDKTRFAYDGLKRQRLTQPMIKNEKGVFVYASWEDVLARVAGVLQAVEGKHIAAVVGGLVDAEALIALKDLLNRVNCDTLCTEEIFPTAGAGTDLRSNYLLNTKIAGVEEADVLLLVGTNPRFEAPLFNARIRKSWLHNDLQVALVGSPVNLTYTYKHLGESPQILQDIASGKHAFCKVLDHAKKPMVVVGSAALQRGDGAAIHAAVSTIAQNAKTKSGAGDDWKVMNILHRVASQVAALDLGFKPGVEAIRKNSPKVLYLLGADSGCITRQDLSKDCFIIYQGHHGDVGAPMADIILPGAAYTEKAATYVNTEGRAQQTRVAVTPPGMAREDWKIIRAVSELAGLTLPYENLDQIRKRLEEVSPNLVRYDDVEEANYFVQANELAKLAKQQLLADPLVPPQLTIKDFYMTDSISRASQTMAKCVKAVVEGAHAVEEPSIC from the exons ATGCTTCGACTGCTTGCTGTCCCCAGGACTTTAGCTGGGGTCACCCAATCCTCCAGAGTATGTG GGCGTACAACTGCAACAGCAGCCAGCAACCAAATAGAGGTGTTTGTGGATGGCCATCCTGTATTGGTGAACCCTGGAACCACAGTACTGCAG gCCTGTGAAAAGGCTGGAGTTCAGATACCTCGTTTTTGTTACCATGATCGTCTCTCTGTTGCTGGAAACTGTAGGATGTGTCTTGTGGAAATAGAGAAAGCTCCAAAG CCCGTTGCTGCTTGTGCCATGCCAGTTATGAAGGGCTGGAATATACTGACAAACTCTGAGAAGTCCAGGAAAGCAAG AGAGGGTGTAATGGAGTTCCTGCTGGCAAATCACCCATTGGACTGTCCTATCTGTGATCAGGGTGGAGAATGTGATCTACAG GACCAGTCAATGATGTTTGGCAGTGATAGGAGCAGATTTAGGGAGAGCAAACGTGCTGTGGAGGACAAGAACATTGGCCCGTTAGTCAAAACCATCATGACTCGGTGTATACAGTGCACTCGATGTATCAG GTTTGCTAGTGAGATTGCAGGGGTAGATGACTTGGGAACAACCGGAAGAGGAAACGATATGCAAGTTGGTACTTATGTTGAGAAAATGTTTATGTCTGAGTTATCAGGAAATATTATTGACATCTGCCCAGTTGGTGCTCTTACCTCCAAGCCATATGCCTTTACTGCACGCCCATGGGAGACAAG GAAGGTAGAGTCCATTGATGTTCTTGATGCAGTTGGAAGCAACATTGTAGTGAGCACGAGGACTGGAGAAGTGATGAGAATTTTACCAAGGCTGCATGAGGATATCAATGAGGAATGGATATCTGACAAAACAAG GTTTGCTTATGATGGTCTGAAGCGTCAGAGACTTACTCAGCCAATGatcaaaaatgagaaaggagTATTTGTTTATGCCTCATGGGAGGATGTATTAGCTCGTGTTGCTGGTGTG ctccaggcagtgGAAGGTAAGCATATAGCAGCAGTTGTAGGAGGGCTGGTGGATGCAGAAGCACTAATAGCTCTGAAAGATCTACTGAATAGAGTGAATTGTGATACGCTCTGCACTGAAGAGATCTTTCCTACTGCTGGAGCTGG CACAGATTTACGCTCTAACTACCTGCTGAATACCAAGATTGCTGGGGTGGAGGAGGCAGATGTCCTCCTTCTGGTTGGCACCAATCCACGCTTTGAGGCACCACTTTTTAATGCTAGAATTCGAAAGAG CTGGCTTCACAATGACTTGCAAGTGGCCCTTGTTGGCTCTCCTGTGAATTTGACCTACACATACAAACATCTAGGAGAGTCCCCACAGATACTTCAGGACATTGCTTCTGGCAAACATGCCTTCTGTAAG GTCCTCGACCATGCCAAAAAGCCAATGGTGGTGGTGGgcagtgcagccctgcagcGCGGTGATGGAGCTGCCATCCATGCTGCTGTTTCCACCATTGCACAGAATGCCAAGACCAAGAGCGGTGCTGGTGATGATTGGAAAGTCATGAACATTCTACACAG GGTTGCAAGCCAAGTTGCTGCTTTGGACCTGGGTTTCAAACCAGGAGTGGAGGCAATTAGGAAAAACTCTCCCAAAGTATTGTATCTCTTGGGAGCAGATTCAGGTTGTATAACACGTCAAGACTTGTCAAAGGACTGTTTTATCATTTATCAAG GGCATCATGGGGATGTGGGAGCTCCCATGGCTGATATTATTCTCCCGGGAGCAGCGTATACAGAGAAGGCAGCCACGTATGTGAATACTGAAGGTCGGGCCCAGCAGACAAGGGTAGCAGTAACACCTCCTGGGATGGCAAGGGAAGACTGGAAAATCATTAGAGCTGTCTCTGAG TTGGCTGGTTTGACCTTGCCTTATGAGAACCTCGATCAAATACGGAAGCGTTTAGAAGAGGTATCACCCAATCTGGTTCGATATGATGATGTGGAAGAAGCTAACTACTTCGTCCAGGCAAATGAATTGGCAAAG CTGGCGAAGCAACAGCTTCTTGCTGATCCTCTTGTTCCACCTCAGCTCACAATAAAAGACTTTTATATGACAG attccATCAGTAGAGCATCCCAGACAATGGCCAAGTGTGTGAAAGCTGTTGTTGAAGGTGCCCATGCAGTAGAAGAGCCATCCATCTGCTAG